A genomic segment from uncultured Vibrio sp. encodes:
- a CDS encoding 6-phospho-beta-glucosidase translates to MSSVFPENFLWGGAVAAHQVEGGWDRDGKGPSIVDVLSGGDVDTQRKITDGVLEGYHYPNHEATAFYDHYKGDVALLAEMGFKCFRTSIYWPRIFPKGDELVPNEAGLQYYDDLFDELLKHGIEPVITLSHFEMPLHLSKEYGGFKDRRVVDFFVRYAETVMRRYKNKVKYWMTFNEINNQRDLHLPLWGYSNSGVDYTVEEKPEECMYQVVHHEMVASAKVVKIGHSINPDFQIGCMVAWVPIYPYSCNPDDVMLAQEAMRNRFFFSDVHMRGEYPAYTLKEWERKGYNIKMEPGDLEILKEGVCDYIGFSYYMSVAVKADAEETTEGSMSGFTGSVKNPYVQASEWGWQIDPVGLRYSLCELYERYNKPLFIVENGFGAIDKVEESGEINDDYRIDYLKAHIEEMAKAVAYDGVDLMGYTPWGCIDCVSYGTGEYRKRYGFIYVDRHDDGTGTMGRSRKKSFCWYKDVISSNGEKL, encoded by the coding sequence ATGAGTAGTGTTTTTCCTGAAAACTTTTTATGGGGCGGCGCAGTAGCAGCCCACCAGGTTGAAGGCGGATGGGACCGAGATGGTAAAGGTCCAAGTATTGTAGATGTATTGTCCGGTGGTGATGTCGACACTCAACGTAAAATTACCGACGGTGTATTAGAGGGTTATCACTATCCGAACCATGAAGCGACCGCGTTCTACGATCACTACAAAGGTGACGTCGCACTGCTGGCCGAGATGGGCTTCAAATGTTTCCGTACGTCTATCTACTGGCCACGTATTTTCCCTAAAGGTGACGAGTTAGTACCAAACGAAGCCGGTTTACAATACTACGATGACCTGTTCGATGAGCTATTAAAACACGGTATTGAACCGGTTATCACCCTATCTCACTTTGAAATGCCGCTGCATTTATCAAAAGAGTACGGGGGCTTTAAAGATCGTCGCGTGGTCGACTTCTTTGTTCGCTACGCAGAAACGGTCATGCGTCGCTACAAGAACAAAGTGAAATACTGGATGACGTTCAACGAGATCAACAACCAACGAGATTTGCATTTACCTCTTTGGGGCTACTCAAACTCAGGCGTGGATTACACGGTTGAGGAAAAGCCAGAAGAATGTATGTACCAAGTGGTTCACCATGAAATGGTAGCCAGTGCAAAAGTTGTAAAAATTGGCCACTCTATTAACCCTGATTTCCAAATAGGCTGTATGGTTGCGTGGGTACCAATTTATCCATATTCGTGTAATCCGGATGACGTCATGCTGGCACAAGAAGCGATGCGTAACCGCTTCTTCTTCAGTGATGTGCATATGCGCGGCGAATATCCGGCATACACACTGAAAGAGTGGGAACGCAAAGGCTACAACATCAAGATGGAACCCGGCGATCTGGAGATCTTAAAAGAAGGTGTTTGTGACTATATCGGATTTAGTTACTACATGTCGGTCGCGGTCAAAGCCGATGCGGAAGAAACTACAGAAGGATCAATGAGCGGCTTTACCGGCAGCGTTAAAAACCCATACGTTCAAGCCTCCGAATGGGGTTGGCAGATTGACCCTGTCGGCTTGCGCTACTCGCTCTGCGAGCTGTATGAACGCTACAACAAGCCACTGTTCATCGTAGAAAATGGTTTTGGTGCGATTGACAAAGTGGAAGAAAGCGGCGAAATCAACGATGACTACCGAATTGACTACCTGAAAGCGCATATTGAAGAAATGGCCAAAGCGGTTGCTTACGATGGCGTTGATCTAATGGGATACACACCTTGGGGCTGCATTGACTGTGTTTCTTACGGTACGGGTGAATACCGTAAACGTTATGGCTTTATTTATGTCGATCGTCACGACGATGGCACAGGAACCATGGGCCGTAGCCGTAAGAAGAGCTTCTGCTGGTACAAAGACGTCATCAGCAGCAACGGTGAAAAACTGTAA